The Erigeron canadensis isolate Cc75 chromosome 4, C_canadensis_v1, whole genome shotgun sequence genome window below encodes:
- the LOC122596487 gene encoding gallate 1-beta-glucosyltransferase 84A23-like, with protein sequence MASKQDLVHVLLVTFPAQGHVNPLLRLGKLIASKGNVLVTFSAIKAIGKKMKEAGAAVSGDPTPVGNRGGMIRFEFFDDGCSEDNDDERYDFDTYFPKLEAFGKSSITEIINHHAKTGLPVSCLINNPFVPWVSDLAAELNIVNAMLWVQSCACFSSYYHFENSLVPFPSEEQPKIDVHLPNMPVLKHDEIPSFLHPSTPYPFLRRAILGQFKNLSKIFCVLMETFQELEDDVIKYMSKICPIRPIGPLFKNPLLKTSSNISGDLIKADECLEWLDKKDSSSVVYISFGSVVSLNQEQVNELAYGLLNSGVSFLWVMRMGKTSTGQSGELPEGFLDEAGDRGLVVQWSPQAEVLTHPAVSCFVTHCGWNSTMEALSSGVPVVAFPHWGDQVTDAKYLVDEWKIGIRMSRGEAESRVIGRNEVEECLREATSGAKAAEMKKNVLKWKKAAEDAVAEGGTSDRNIQEFVDEVTKISSKY encoded by the coding sequence ATGGCGTCTAAACAAGATCTTGTACATGTATTACTAGTAACGTTTCCAGCACAAGGTCATGTCAATCCACTACTTAGACTTGGCAAGCTCATAGCTTCAAAGGGCAACGTATTAGTCACCTTCTCTGCTATCAAAGCAATAGGAAAGAAAATGAAGGAAGCAGGGGCAGCCGTCTCTGGCGATCCTACTCCAGTTGGGAACCGCGGTGGCATGATACGGTTCGAATTCTTTGATGATGGATGCTCTGAAGATAATGATGACGAGCGCTATGATTTTGACACTTACTTCCCTAAGCTTGAAGCTTTTGGAAAGAGCTCCATCACTGAAATCATCAACCATCATGCGAAAACTGGACTGCCCGTCTCATGCCTTATCAATAATCCTTTTGTGCCTTGGGTTTCTGACTTAGCTGCAGAGCTTAACATAGTTAATGCAATGCTTTGGGTCCAATCATGTGCTTGCTTTTCATCTTATTATCACTTTGAAAATTCGTTGGTTCCTTTTCCGAGTGAGGAGCAGCCCAAAATTGACGTTCATTTGCCCAACATGCCGGTGTTGAAACATGATGAGATTCCGAGCTTTTTACATCCTTCAACGCCTTACCCGTTCTTGAGAAGAGCTATTTTGGGCCAGTTCAAGAACTTGTCTAAGATATTTTGTGTATTAATGGAAACATTTCAAGAACTTGAAGATGATGTAATCAAGTACATGTCTAAAATATGCCCAATCAGACCCATCGGGCCGTTGTTTAAAAACCCTCTACTCAAAACCAGCTCTAATATCTCTGGTGATCTTATAAAAGCTGATGAATGTTTGGAGTGGCTCGACAAAAAGGATTCTTCATCAGTTGTTTATATATCGTTCGGAAGTGTTGTGAGCTTGAACCAAGAGCAGGTAAATGAGCTAGCTTATGGTCTTTTAAACTCAGGTGTGTCTTTTTTGTGGGTTATGAGAATGGGTAAGACGTCTACGGGACAATCCGGGGAATTACCTGAAGGTTTCTTAGACGAGGCGGGTGACAGAGGCTTGGTGGTCCAATGGAGTCCACAAGCAGAGGTGTTGACCCACCCTGCTGTGTCTTGTTTCGTGACACATTGTGGATGGAACTCGACTATGGAGGCACTGTCAAGCGGTGTCCCCGTGGTGGCATTCCCGCATTGGGGTGATCAAGTGACTGATGCAAAGTACTTGGTGGATGAATGGAAAATTGGGATAAGAATGAGTAGGGGCGAGGCCGAAAGCAGGGTGATTGGGAGGAATGAGGTGGAGGAGTGCTTAAGGGAGGCTACTAGTGGTGCAAAGGCGGCCGAGATGAAGAAGAACGTGTTGAAGTGGAAGAAGGCAGCGGAGGATGCTGTCGCCGAGGGTGGTACATCTGATCGGAATATCCAAGAATTCGTGGATGAGGTTACGAAGATAAGCTCGAAGTATTAA
- the LOC122596488 gene encoding triacylglycerol lipase 1 has translation MATPLLLLLLGICIAAADPLITVDSIIQHSQSYDGGLCLNLIQPSGGYSCFEHTAETKDGFLLGLQRVSLGIDNLGGQRAAPVLLLHGLFMGGDAWFMNSPSQSLGFILADCGFDVWVGNVRGTKWSHGHTSLSVSEKEFWDWSWQEMALYDLEAMLSYIYSTTSSKVFVVGHSQGTIMSLAAFTQPNIVNMVEAAGLLSPISYLDHITSKFVRNLVNLHLEEVLSLLGIHQLNLKSDILTTILEMACDGNVDCSNLLAAITGVNCCFNSTRVDFYLEYEPHPSSLKNLKHLFQMIRKGTFARYDYGTLKNILQYGQSKPPTFDLGDIPESLPIWMAHGGNDALGDVIDVHHTVKELKSKPNLLFLEDYGHVDFLLSTRANVDLYDKMIKFFTSCGTSSSS, from the exons ATGGCTACaccgttgctgctgctgttaCTCGGTATATGCATCGCAGCTGCTGACCCTCTAATAACCGTTGACTCGATCATCCAACACAGCCAGTCTTATGATGGTGGTTTGTGTCTCAATCTTATCCAACCCTCTGGTGGTTATTCTTGCTTTGAGCACACT GCTGAAACAAAGGATGGATTTTTGCTAGGTCTACAGCGTGTGTCATTGGGCATTGATAATCTGGGAGGACAAAGGGCAGCTCCCGTTTTGCTTCTACATGGACTCTTTATG GGTGGTGATGCTTGGTTTATGAACTCCCCAAGCCAATCATTGGGTTTTATTCTTGCCGATTGTGGTTTTGATGTTTGGGTCGGAAATGTGCGAGGAACAAAATGGAGTCATGGGCATACATCATTGTCAGTTAGCGAAAAG GAGTTTTGGGATTGGAGCTGGCAAGAAATGGCTCTGTATGATCTCGAGGCAATGCtcagttatatatattctaCCACAAGCTCCAAAGTTTTTGTTGTTGGACATTCACAG GGAACAATAATGTCCTTGGCTGCTTTCACTCAGCCAAATATTGTTAATATGGTTGAGGCTGCTGGTCTTCTTTCTCCTATATCATACTTGGATCACATCACATCTAAATTTGTTCGTAATCTTGTTAATTTACATCTTGAAGAG GTACTTTCGTTACTTGGAATACATCAACTAAACTTGAAGAG TGATATCCTCACCACCATCTTAGAAATGGCTTGTGATGGGAACGTAGATTGCAGCAATTTGTTAGCAGCCATCACAG GTGTAAATTGCTGCTTTAACAGCACTCGTGTGGACTTCTATCTTGAATATGAACCTCATCCTTCGTCATTAAAAAACTTGAAACATCTTTTTCAAA TGATACGCAAAGGTACTTTTGCAAGGTATGACTATGGGACTTTGAAGAATATTCTACAATACGGCCAATCAAAACCTCCTACGTTTGATCTTGGCGACATCCCTGAATCATTGCCTATATGGATGGCTCATGGAGGAAATGATGCTTTGGGAGATGTGATTGATGTGCATCACACCGTAAaggaattaaaatcaaaaccaaatctTTTGTTTCTTGAGGATTATGGTCATGTAGATTTCCTTTTGAGCACAAGAGCTAATGTAGATCTTTACGATAAAATGATCAAGTTCTTTACGTCATGTGGAACATCCAGCAGCTCTTAA
- the LOC122597467 gene encoding protein ALP1-like, with product MPKEMFLRIVNDIYHFDAVQPLPKHFAFFHNAPTDVVGRPTLNIFQKCTFAIRQLAYASTADPLDEYLEMGSQTSADSLNYFCKFVVQLYHAEFLRKPTQEDVNRVTAKHEAVHGFPGMLGSVDCMHWAWRNCPTAWQGQYTRGDKGHPTIMLEAVASYDLWIWHAYFGPAGSNNDINVLNESDLFDQLLQDRAPAVNFTVNGQQFTKGYYLADGIYPEWATLVKSFKCPMDPKTSKFKRFQESARKDVERAFRVLQGRWRILQQSARPLSINKIKRIMYSCVLLHNMVVEYNGRAISPLDLELIPDTPPTRSWDERVDIQLRMTGELRDRATHNRLRGALVEHIWNLPENQRER from the coding sequence ATGCCGAAAGAAATGTTTCTTCGTATAGTGAATGATATATATCATTTTGACGCCGTACAACCATTACCAAAACACTTTGCATTCTTCCACAATGCTCCAACCGACGTTGTGGGTCGCCCGacgttaaatatttttcaaaaatgtacttTCGCTATACGCCAGCTGGCTTATGCTTCTACTGCCGACCCGTTAGATGAATACCTCGAAATGGGTTCTCAAACGTCTGCCGATTCGTTGAACTACTTCTGCAAATTTGTTGTTCAATTATATCACGCAGAGTTTTTGAGAAAACCGACACAAGAAGATGTTAACCGTGTGACCGCTAAACACGAGGCGGTGCACGGTTTTCCGGGTATGCTTGGAAGCgttgattgtatgcattgggCTTGGAGAAACTGCCCAACGGCATGGCAAGGCCAATACACTCGTGGTGACAAAGGACATCCGACGATTatgcttgaagcggttgcttcatatgatttgtggatttggcatgcttactTTGGACCCGCcggttcgaacaacgacatcaacgtccttAATGAATCTGACTTGTTCGACCAGCTTCTCCAAGATAGAGCTCCTGCGGTAAATTTCACCGTTAATGGCCAACAGTTTACAAAGGGTTATTATCTAGCTGATGGTATTTATCCAGAATGGGCTAcacttgtcaagtctttcaaGTGTCCCATGGACCCTAAGACCTCTAAATTCAAACGCTTCCAAGAGTCTGCAAGAAAAGACGTGGAGCGTGCTTTTAGGGTACTTCAAGGCCGATGGAGAATCCTTCAACAGAGTGCGCGTCCATTAagtattaacaaaattaaacgcATCATGTACTCTTGTGTGTTGTTGCACAACATGGTCGTTGAATATAACGGCCGTGCAATCAGTCCTTTGGATTTGGAGCTAATTCCTGATACCCCGCCAACGCGTTCTTGGGACGAACGTGTTGACATTCAGTTACGTATGACAGGGGAGTTACGTGATAGGGCGACACACAACCGTCTAAGAGGCGCCCTAGTCGAGCACATTTGGAACTTGCCGGAAAACCAACGTGAACGTTga
- the LOC122595684 gene encoding gallate 1-beta-glucosyltransferase 84A23-like: MASKQELVHVLLITFHGQGHVNPLLRLGKLIASKGKVLVTFSAIKSAGKKMKEAGAAVDSNPTPVGNRGGKIRFEFFDDGCSEDNDDERYDFDTYFPKLEAFGKSSITEIINHHAKTGLPVSCLINNPFVPWVSDLAAELNIPSAMLWVQSCACFSSYYHFENSLVPFPSEEQPTIDVHLPNMPVLKHDEIPSFLHPSTPYPFLRRAILGQFKNLSKASCVLMETFQELEDDVIKYMSKICPIRPIGPLFNNPLLKTSSNISGDLIKADECLEWLDKKDSSSVVYISFGSVVSLNQEQVNELSYGLLNSGVSFLWVMRMGKTSTGQSGELPEGFLDEAGDRGLVVQWSPQAEVLTHPAVSCFVTHCGWNSTMEALSSGVPVVAFPHWGDQVTNAKYLVDEWKVGIRMGRGEAENRVIGRNEVEECLREATSGAKAAEMKKNVLKWKKAAEDAVEEGGTSDRNIQEFVDEVTKISLKI, translated from the coding sequence ATGGCGTCTAAACAAGAACTTGTACATGTGTTATTAATCACGTTTCATGGACAAGGCCATGTGAATCCACTCCTTAGACTTGGCAAGCTCATAGCTTCAAAGGGCAAAGTTCTGGTCACCTTCTCTGCTATCAAATCAGCAGGGAAGAAAATGAAGGAAGCAGGCGCAGCCGTCGATAGTAATCCTACTCCAGTTGGGAACCGTGGTGGCAAGATACGGTTCGAGTTCTTTGATGATGGATGCTCTGAAGATAATGATGACGAGCGCTATGATTTTGACACTTACTTCCCTAAGCTTGAAGCTTTTGGAAAGAGCTCCATCACTGAAATCATCAACCATCATGCGAAAACTGGACTGCCCGTCTCATGCCTTATCAATAATCCTTTTGTGCCTTGGGTTTCTGACTTAGCCGCAGAGCTTAACATACCCTCTGCTATGCTTTGGGTTCAATCGTGTGCTTGCTTTTCATCTTATTATCACTTTGAAAATTCGTTGGTTCCTTTTCCGAGTGAGGAGCAACCCACGATTGACGTCCATTTGCCCAACATGCCGGTATTGAAACATGATGAGATTCCGAGCTTTTTACATCCTTCAACGCCTTACCCGTTCTTGAGAAGAGCTATTTTGGGCCAGTTCAAGAACCTGTCAAAGGCATCTTGTGTATTAATGGAAACATTTCAAGAACTTGAAGATGATGTAATCAAGTACATGTCTAAAATATGCCCAATCAGACCCATCGGGCCATTGTTTAATAACCCTCTACTCAAAACCAGCTCTAATATCTCTGGTGATCTTATAAAAGCTGATGAATGTTTGGAGTGGCTCGACAAAAAGGATTCTTCATCAGTTGTTTATATATCGTTCGGAAGTGTTGTGAGCTTGAACCAAGAGCAGGTAAATGAGCTATCTTATGGTCTTTTAAACTCAGGTGTGTCTTTTTTGTGGGTTATGAGAATGGGTAAGACGTCTACGGGACAATCCGGGGAATTACCTGAAGGTTTCTTAGACGAGGCGGGTGACAGAGGCTTGGTGGTCCAATGGAGTCCACAAGCAGAGGTGTTGACCCACCCTGCTGTGTCTTGTTTCGTGACACATTGTGGATGGAACTCGACCATGGAAGCACTGTCAAGTGGTGTCCCCGTGGTGGCATTCCCGCATTGGGGTGATCAAGTGACTAATGCGAAGTACTTGGTTGATGAATGGAAGGTTGGGATAAGAATGGGTAGGGGTGAGGCGGAAAACAGGGTGATTGGGAGGAATGAGGTGGAGGAGTGCTTAAGGGAGGCTACTAGTGGTGCAAAGGCGGCCGAGATGAAGAAGAACGTGTTGAAGTGGAAAAAGGCAGCGGAGGATGCTGTTGAGGAGGGAGGAACATCTGATCGGAATATCCAAGAATTTGTGGATGAGGTTACGAAGATAAGCTTGAAGATTTAA